The following proteins are co-located in the Desulfovibrio legallii genome:
- a CDS encoding PD-(D/E)XK nuclease family protein — translation MSGAPFLVFPWQHPFLADLKAHLDRLCGDMPGQALVVVPHHRPWRYLARLYAASGHVGPLPRVLPLTDLTAQWRARLAQAPLYTAGDLDRVAALQQAVAAVAQEDSALAARFAHMDVGRFLPWGLRLAQVFEDMFQQQVAAVDLTHMEQEVAAPAAALLGALGRIGKAYAAELRARGWTTPGLDTASVAADATDIPVLFRPTERRPVLLAGFSLLTRGEEAVLRRLWEAGAQVCLHADPALAQGGTPHWSCEPLAAWIRRWRATALPATPRFAAQNLPQAADQDTACPSPRPDYHFFAGYDLHSQLKELREVLTNAPDPPPSPEQAVATDAATAVVLTDSALLMPVLHHLPHKDVNVSMGYPLERSPLYHLLDALLRLQETRDADGRYYWRALLRCLRHPYLNLLRAAPRTPQAGPDAAVGGDGAPVAVAGPPLREALRRLEHHIRTGARFVDLSAIVPACAAEIPADQAALLHETLTLCTTGFGTATTLEDTARGLLRICDFLLLHGGDIWRRFPLDAEALYRLSRHVAPRLRDNCLAQTPLQPAVLHAVLRGMLEQERVPFEAEPLTGLQVLGMLETRLLHFDRVLIVDATDDKLPGAPAPDPLLPDALRRVLGLPDARGREKAAAYTLYRLCAGAREVRFFWQEGITRSELFDGKKSRSRFVEQLLWEEEQSRGALLEPGQGPLTAARCTLRAFAAHPQSLPRQGGLDTALRRLLRRPLSATLLDVYLECPLRFVRQYLCALEPPQEVNEGDDPAAVGICVHETLRALYAPYLQRSVRRSALGPAAVQAAFVQALASSGLEAQLPPDSLLILKEAVPMRLQRFLDNQPETTLIDALETPLDATLRLAGADYAFKGVCDRLDRRDGLLHVLDYKTGRIKLPDGDLWTDVRFFRQAGQLCDRLNGQTGEAASPAEALEDLDALFCRLCERLRSLQLPVYLLMAQAAGLGPLGDAALVDLGDTGREAPLFGGLVGEDVQAALGYCRTALELTLLHLTRAPHFAARPDKHCRYCPYAGLCTV, via the coding sequence ATGAGCGGCGCGCCCTTTCTGGTTTTTCCCTGGCAACATCCCTTTTTGGCGGACCTCAAGGCCCACCTGGACCGGCTCTGCGGCGATATGCCTGGCCAGGCCCTGGTGGTGGTGCCCCACCACCGGCCCTGGCGCTACCTGGCGCGGCTTTATGCGGCTTCCGGCCATGTGGGGCCCCTGCCGCGCGTTCTGCCCCTCACGGATCTGACGGCCCAATGGCGGGCGCGCCTGGCTCAGGCCCCTTTGTACACGGCGGGCGACCTGGACCGTGTGGCGGCATTGCAGCAGGCTGTGGCTGCCGTTGCCCAGGAAGACAGCGCCCTGGCCGCGCGCTTCGCCCATATGGACGTAGGCCGCTTTTTGCCCTGGGGCCTGCGCCTGGCCCAGGTTTTTGAAGACATGTTCCAGCAGCAGGTGGCGGCCGTGGATCTGACCCACATGGAGCAGGAGGTGGCCGCACCGGCTGCGGCCCTGCTGGGCGCACTGGGGCGCATCGGCAAGGCCTATGCGGCGGAACTGCGGGCCAGAGGCTGGACTACGCCGGGCCTGGATACGGCCAGCGTGGCTGCAGACGCCACAGACATCCCGGTCCTGTTCCGCCCCACAGAACGCCGCCCCGTACTGCTTGCGGGCTTTTCTCTGCTGACGCGCGGGGAGGAAGCCGTGCTGCGGCGGCTGTGGGAGGCCGGGGCGCAGGTCTGCCTGCACGCGGACCCGGCCCTGGCGCAAGGGGGCACGCCCCACTGGTCCTGTGAGCCTCTGGCTGCCTGGATCCGCCGCTGGCGCGCCACGGCCCTTCCGGCAACGCCGCGTTTTGCCGCACAGAATTTGCCGCAGGCCGCTGATCAGGACACGGCCTGTCCGTCCCCGCGCCCGGACTATCATTTTTTTGCCGGGTACGACCTGCATTCACAACTTAAAGAACTGCGTGAAGTTTTAACAAACGCGCCGGACCCGCCCCCCAGTCCGGAGCAGGCTGTTGCCACAGACGCCGCCACGGCCGTGGTACTGACGGACAGCGCCCTGCTTATGCCGGTGCTGCACCACTTGCCGCACAAGGATGTGAACGTCTCCATGGGCTATCCGCTGGAGCGCTCCCCCCTCTACCACTTGCTGGATGCCCTGCTGCGCCTGCAGGAAACCCGCGATGCGGATGGCCGCTACTACTGGCGAGCCCTGCTGCGGTGTCTGCGCCACCCCTACCTTAATCTGCTGCGCGCCGCCCCCCGCACGCCGCAAGCTGGCCCTGACGCCGCTGTCGGGGGCGATGGCGCTCCTGTGGCGGTCGCGGGGCCGCCCCTGCGCGAGGCCCTGCGCCGTCTGGAGCACCACATCCGCACGGGCGCGCGCTTTGTGGACTTGTCTGCCATAGTCCCGGCCTGCGCCGCCGAGATCCCCGCAGATCAGGCGGCTCTGCTGCACGAAACCCTGACCCTGTGCACCACAGGCTTCGGCACGGCTACCACTCTGGAAGACACCGCCCGCGGTCTGTTGCGGATCTGTGACTTTCTGCTGCTGCACGGCGGGGACATCTGGCGGCGCTTTCCGCTGGACGCCGAAGCCCTCTACCGCCTGAGCCGTCATGTGGCCCCGCGGCTGCGCGACAATTGCCTGGCGCAGACCCCCTTGCAGCCTGCAGTGTTGCACGCGGTACTGCGTGGCATGCTGGAGCAGGAGCGCGTGCCCTTTGAGGCTGAACCGCTCACGGGCCTGCAGGTCTTGGGCATGCTGGAAACCCGCCTGCTGCACTTTGACCGTGTGCTCATTGTGGACGCCACGGACGACAAGCTGCCGGGCGCGCCCGCCCCGGACCCGCTGCTGCCCGATGCCCTGCGCCGCGTGTTGGGCCTGCCCGACGCCCGTGGGCGCGAAAAGGCCGCCGCCTATACCCTTTACCGCCTTTGCGCCGGGGCGCGGGAAGTACGTTTTTTCTGGCAGGAGGGCATCACCCGCTCCGAACTTTTTGATGGGAAGAAAAGTCGCAGCCGTTTTGTGGAACAACTGCTTTGGGAGGAGGAGCAAAGTCGGGGGGCCCTGCTCGAACCCGGCCAGGGGCCGCTCACGGCGGCCCGCTGCACCCTGCGCGCCTTTGCCGCGCACCCCCAAAGCCTGCCACGTCAGGGCGGGCTGGATACGGCTTTGAGGCGACTTTTACGCCGTCCCCTTTCCGCCACTCTGTTGGACGTCTATCTGGAATGTCCCTTGCGCTTTGTCCGCCAGTATCTTTGCGCCCTGGAACCACCGCAGGAGGTCAACGAGGGCGACGACCCGGCTGCGGTGGGCATTTGCGTTCATGAAACCCTGCGCGCGCTGTATGCCCCGTACCTGCAGCGCAGCGTCCGGCGCAGCGCTTTGGGCCCCGCCGCCGTACAGGCCGCCTTTGTTCAGGCTCTCGCCTCTTCCGGGCTGGAAGCGCAACTGCCGCCGGACAGTCTGCTTATTCTTAAGGAAGCCGTGCCCATGCGGCTGCAGCGCTTTCTGGACAACCAGCCCGAAACCACCCTGATCGACGCTCTGGAAACGCCTCTGGACGCCACTTTACGCCTGGCCGGGGCCGACTATGCCTTTAAGGGCGTCTGCGACCGTCTGGACCGACGGGACGGCCTGCTCCATGTGCTGGACTACAAGACCGGCCGCATCAAACTGCCAGATGGCGACCTATGGACAGACGTACGCTTTTTCCGTCAGGCCGGGCAGCTTTGTGACCGCCTGAATGGCCAGACCGGCGAAGCCGCCTCCCCTGCGGAAGCCCTGGAGGATCTGGACGCCCTGTTCTGCCGACTTTGCGAGCGGCTCCGCAGCCTGCAGCTGCCCGTCTATCTGCTCATGGCCCAGGCCGCGGGCCTGGGCCCCCTTGGCGACGCGGCCCTGGTGGACCTTGGCGACACGGGCCGGGAGGCCCCCCTGTTCGGCGGCCTTGTGGGTGAGGACGTGCAGGCCGCCCTGGGCTACTGCCGCACGGCCCTGGAGCTCACTCTCCTGCACCTGACGCGCGCCCCGCACTTTGCGGCCCGGCCCGACAAGCACTGTCGCTACTGCCCTTACGCAGGCCTCTGCACCGTTTAG
- a CDS encoding NAD(P)H-dependent flavin oxidoreductase: MPFPALRIGNLTARIPVIQGGMGVGISLSGLASAVANQGGIGVIAGAMIGMKEPDVAKDPLTANLRALSTEILKARQMTDGIIGVNLMVALTTFTQMVRTAIENRADIIFSGAGLPLDMPRHLLQMCEEKKEEFKTKLVPIVSSARAATVIAKKWVTHFGYTPDAFVVEGPKAGGHLGFKPEELHDPAHALEVLVPQVVDAVKPMEDKCGRSVPVIAAGGVYSGADIMKFLNLGASGVQMGTRFVATHECDADERFKQSYLAARPEDVTIIKSPVGMPGRALENEFIQESRAGNKKPFKCIFHCVKTCEQEKTPYCIAQALINAMRGNLERGFAFCGANVARVNAIISVRELMDSLQKEFDEAKSSLSKSVQNVQSMLGRVAGMK; this comes from the coding sequence ATGCCTTTCCCCGCGCTTCGCATAGGTAATCTCACGGCCCGCATCCCTGTTATTCAGGGCGGCATGGGCGTGGGCATCTCACTTTCCGGTCTGGCGTCGGCCGTGGCCAATCAGGGCGGCATCGGCGTCATTGCCGGAGCCATGATCGGCATGAAAGAACCCGATGTGGCCAAAGACCCGCTCACCGCCAACCTGCGCGCCCTGAGCACTGAAATACTCAAAGCCCGCCAGATGACGGACGGCATCATCGGCGTCAACCTCATGGTGGCTCTCACCACTTTTACGCAGATGGTGCGTACGGCCATTGAAAACAGGGCGGACATCATCTTTTCCGGCGCAGGACTGCCTTTGGATATGCCCCGGCACCTGCTCCAGATGTGTGAAGAAAAGAAAGAAGAATTCAAGACCAAGCTGGTGCCCATCGTGTCTTCGGCCAGGGCAGCCACGGTCATTGCCAAAAAATGGGTGACCCATTTCGGCTACACCCCGGACGCCTTTGTGGTGGAAGGCCCCAAGGCCGGCGGCCACCTGGGTTTTAAGCCGGAAGAGCTGCACGACCCCGCCCACGCCCTGGAAGTGCTGGTGCCCCAGGTGGTGGACGCCGTCAAACCCATGGAAGACAAGTGCGGCCGGTCCGTGCCCGTCATCGCCGCAGGCGGCGTCTATTCCGGCGCGGACATCATGAAGTTTCTGAACCTCGGCGCTTCCGGCGTGCAGATGGGCACCCGCTTTGTGGCCACCCACGAATGCGATGCCGACGAACGCTTCAAACAGTCCTACCTGGCGGCCCGCCCCGAAGACGTGACCATTATCAAAAGCCCGGTGGGCATGCCCGGACGCGCTCTGGAAAACGAATTTATCCAGGAATCCCGCGCGGGCAACAAAAAGCCCTTCAAATGCATCTTCCACTGCGTCAAAACCTGCGAGCAGGAAAAAACGCCCTACTGCATCGCTCAGGCCCTGATCAACGCCATGCGCGGCAATCTGGAACGCGGCTTCGCCTTCTGTGGGGCCAATGTGGCGCGCGTCAACGCTATTATTTCCGTACGCGAGCTCATGGACAGCCTGCAGAAAGAATTTGACGAGGCCAAAAGCAGCCTCAGCAAAAGCGTGCAGAACGTTCAGAGTATGCTGGGCCGCGTGGCCGGCATGAAATAA
- a CDS encoding transcriptional regulator, whose product MWKWLILIVAGYVLYRLFANDLLKKKKEHKEDSAAEVERKVAAGEMVKDPECGAYVSTEGNISVRDGEKIYRFCSYECRDKFLQRLQEGGRELPPRDKDTEE is encoded by the coding sequence ATGTGGAAATGGCTGATTCTTATTGTGGCGGGCTATGTGCTGTACCGCCTGTTTGCCAATGACCTGCTCAAAAAGAAAAAAGAACACAAAGAAGACAGCGCCGCCGAAGTAGAGCGTAAAGTGGCCGCCGGCGAGATGGTCAAAGACCCGGAATGCGGGGCCTATGTTTCTACCGAGGGCAATATCTCCGTACGGGACGGCGAAAAGATTTACCGTTTTTGCAGTTACGAGTGTCGAGACAAATTTTTGCAGCGCCTGCAGGAAGGGGGCCGCGAACTGCCGCCCAGGGATAAGGATACAGAAGAATAG
- the folK gene encoding 2-amino-4-hydroxy-6-hydroxymethyldihydropteridine diphosphokinase yields MRSDEALRAYVGLGSNAAGAAEHLEQALAALAALPDMRLGVVSSVYATEPQDYADQPWFLNRAAELLPGADWEPHALMDALLQIEAAQGRVRSPDPALRYGPRVIDLDLLLFGDVQSTHPHCLLPHPRLTRRAFVLVPLLEVAPQIRICGLPGRQWLARLPWRLEGHRIFQ; encoded by the coding sequence ATGCGGTCTGACGAGGCTTTACGGGCCTATGTGGGGCTGGGATCCAACGCGGCCGGGGCTGCGGAGCATCTGGAGCAGGCGCTTGCGGCTTTGGCGGCCCTGCCGGATATGCGGCTGGGCGTGGTTTCGTCCGTCTACGCCACGGAGCCGCAGGACTATGCGGACCAGCCCTGGTTTCTGAACCGGGCGGCGGAGCTCTTGCCCGGAGCGGACTGGGAACCCCACGCCCTGATGGATGCGCTGCTGCAGATTGAGGCGGCCCAGGGACGGGTGCGCAGCCCGGACCCGGCCCTGCGCTACGGACCGCGCGTCATTGACCTGGATTTGCTGCTTTTTGGAGATGTGCAGAGCACACACCCACACTGTCTTTTGCCCCATCCGCGCCTGACGCGGCGGGCCTTTGTGCTGGTGCCCCTGCTGGAGGTGGCCCCGCAGATCCGCATCTGCGGTCTGCCTGGCCGCCAGTGGCTGGCGCGTTTGCCCTGGCGGCTGGAAGGGCACAGAATTTTTCAGTGA